ATGAAATtggatgaaaaataaaggagAGAAGAATATAAAGACAAAATCCATGTTTCTATTATATCttattcattatttaaaatatttttctcaaaatccatgtttttattatatcttattatttaaaatatttatctcaaTTTATACATATGTTTTCCCCCCGCTTTTTACGCAATTAAATAAAAGcaatttttttcatgtaaaataattttgaaaaatatttcactCATCATTGTCTTCATTGCTATCTAAATCAAACATAAACAGTTCATTAGTAATTAGCGCTAAAATGGGTTAATCAGAAAAACTGTATGGTGTTGGcgtccttaaaaaaaaatcagagaaaaatggaaagagtaaaagaagaaaaacttgGTATTCGTCCAAAACGGTCAATGTTCTTCACAAACCCAGAGCCGAAAGATAGTTCAGCATACGGAACACAGAATAGTGCGCACAGATGCGACAAACCTCGTgccttgagaaaaaaaaaatggctttTGCAGGACCCATTCGACAATAATGCCAGAAAAACTTAGGCAGACCCAGACATTTATTACAACAAAGCCCTTTGCTTTTGTCCCCTTCTATCCGTCACAAAATCACAGCAATGAACAACCCCATCCCTTCTCAATCTCATTAATTCCATTCCCACTCCCAATTCTTATTCCCCTTCCCTAGAGAATAATTCAATTCGTTCGttccattataattattatataagaaaaaaattattttaaaataattgtccatttaacttttaaacgtgatattaactattttttatttatatttctataatattaacgattattaataatataaaattattattcttatttatttattatttttcagtgctgtatataaaataaatcaatatagcaattattttgaaacgaaaaaactaataaatatctCTTTTTAGTCTTTCCAACCACATAATATCCAAGCGCTAAACTATTTTGCAAACCACACAAAATaaccaattcaattcaattcaattcattaaACATTGTATCACACAGGGATTTCATACGGTATAGTAAAATTAATCAACctaagaattttctttttcaaactaTAATGCTACGTCCATATTGGACAATTCATTAATTTCTCAATTTACACAACCAGCTTAGCTCAATTGCATTCAATAGCTAATAAAACCGAAAATAAAATATCGCACAAAAAGGCCAAACCTGAAACAATGccaaaaaagcaaaaacaaataaaaggaaTATAAGATTGCCTCAATAATTGGGAAAACGTGAAGGAAAAGGAAAGCAAGATTTTgacatttctaaaaaaactaaccaaattaaaatttgcCGCCAGAGACAGACAAAGTCATGTGTTTTTTTTGGTGCTAAGGAAATTATTCATCTTCTCGAAGTAACGAATAGagaggagggagagggagaggtgGACCTCGTCCTTGCCCCAAAGAGGTTTGGGAGGCGCGTGGGGCTTGGAGAGAGGCCAGAGGTAGAGCGCGTGGAGGCGACGGAAGCCTCCGAGGGCGAGGATCAGCGATCGTAGCTGTTGCTCAGCACACCCTGTGTTTACCCACTGCTTCGTGCAGATCAGTTCCCAGAGCCTCTCGTCACGCGCCATCTTCTGCCACTGCTTGCTCACGCACCCAGCCATCGCCAACGACCGCGCGTCCACGTGCCGAAGCACCTCGGACAAAACGTTGTCGTCTAAGTACACGCTTCCGCCACGTGtctcatcttcctcttccttaaTAATAAGCTTTGCCTTTTTCGTGTTCCTGTTATTCATCTTTGCTGTGTTGGTGATTGCAAGCGGagaataagaaataagaaaggCTTTTTTGTGATTGAGGAAGGTGATAATGCAATGGGATTTGTGAGTATTGTGTGAATGCGGAGATGTTTGTTCTGTGGAAACAAGTTAAATTTAGGACTTAGGAGGAGCAGCTGTTCCTGTTTCTCAAATCTGAAATGTCCTTTGATTCTtctgctttttgtttttttcatacGCAGataacattatattattattaaatataattttttttactactgtCTTGCTGGTAAATATtcgtagtaaaaaaatattaatccgCGTTAAGAATCGTA
The genomic region above belongs to Glycine max cultivar Williams 82 chromosome 14, Glycine_max_v4.0, whole genome shotgun sequence and contains:
- the LOC100794333 gene encoding F-box protein GID2; its protein translation is MNNRNTKKAKLIIKEEEDETRGGSVYLDDNVLSEVLRHVDARSLAMAGCVSKQWQKMARDERLWELICTKQWVNTGCAEQQLRSLILALGGFRRLHALYLWPLSKPHAPPKPLWGKDEVHLSLSLLSIRYFEKMNNFLSTKKNT